CCTGCCGGGTGCGGTCGATCCGTCGGACATCGTCATGCCCGGAGTGATCGACTGGCCGTCGACGAGGATCAGCTTGCTGCCCTGGATGACGAACATCGTGCCGAGCGTGGCCAGCATGTCGGGGATCTTCAGTACGACGATCAGCAGGGCGTTGAGCAGGCCCGCGAGCGCGCCCGCCACCAGCACCGCGAGGATCGCGACCGTGCCGACCTGGTTGAAGACGACCATCGTCTGCGCGGCGACGGAGACGCCCAGTCCGGCGACGGCCCCGACGGACATGTCCATTCCGCCGACGGCCATGGTGAGCGTGACACCGAGACCGAGGATCGCGGCGACGGAGACGTACCGCAGGGTGTCGAGCAGGGTGGCCGACTCGCGGAAGGAGCCCTCGCTCAGCGCGAAGTACAGGAACAGCGCGACCGTCACGAAGATGAAGCCGTACTTGATCACGGCGTTCTGGACGCGCGCCGCGGTGCCGGTCGCCGGCCGGATCGCCGCCTTGGTGGGGACCTCGGTGCTCTGGGTGGTGGTCATGGGGTGATTCCTGGGCCTTCGTGGGGGCGGCCCGGCGTCAGACGGACGCCGAGATGGTCTGGATCACGCGGTCACGTTCCGCGTCTTCGCCGTACGCGTCGAGGTGGACCTCACCGGCCGCGAGGACGACGACCCGGTCGGCCACCTCCAGGACCTCGTCGACGTCGGCGGACAGGACGAGGACGGCCGTGCCCTCGGCGGCGAGGGCACGGGCCCGGCGGCCGATGTCGCGCCGGGCGCCGATGTCCACGCCTCGGAACGGTTCGTCCAGGATGAGGACACGCGGGGTGTGGGCGAGCCAGCGGCCGACGACGACCTTCTGCTGGTTGCCGCCGGACAGTTCCTCGACGGTGCTGTGCTCGTCGCGGGCGACGACACCGAGGGCGTCGATCGTCTCGCGGCCGAGGGCGTCCTCCTTCGGCCGGTTCATGAGACCCGCCCGGGAGAAGGACTTCAGGAACGGCAGCGAGATGTTCCGGGCGACCGACCAGCCGGGCACCAGGGCGTCGGCGTGCCGGTCCTCGGGGACGAGGTGGACGCCGGCACGGATGGCGTCGGAGGGGCGACGGGGCGCGTAGGCCGTGCCGTCCAGTTCGACGGTGCCGGTGGCGAAGGGTTCCGCGCCGAACAGGCCGCGGGCCAGCTCGGTCTTGCCCGCGCCCAGCAGGCCCACGACGCCGGTGACCTCCCCGGCGCGCAGGTCGAGGTCGAGGGGGGTACGGCCGTCGAAGAGGCGGACGCCGCGCAGCGAGAGGGCGACCTCCCCCTCGGCCCCTTCCCTGACGGGCCGGGCGGTCGTCACCTCCTGGGACTGGGCCAGCATCGCGCGCAGGGCCGCGTCCCAGTCGAAGGGCCTGGCCTGGTCCTCGGTGAGAAGACCGTCGCGCAGGACGACCAGCCGGTCGGCGAGCGCGTCGATCTCGCCGAGCCGGTGGGACACGTAGAGCACGGCGATGCCGTCCGCGCGCATCCTCTCGACGAGCGCGAACAGCCGCTGCGCCTCGGCGGCGGAGAGCGCGGAGGTCGGCTCGTCGAGGATGAGCAGGCGGGGGCGGGTCGCCAGCGCGCGGGCCAGGATCAGCAACTGCCGGTCGGAGATGCCGAGTTCGCCGACATCCTGCTTGAGCACCGGGTCGCTCCAGTCCAGGTCGAGGCCGGCCTGGATCTCGCGGGCGCGGGCGAGCGTGCCGCGGCCGCTCAGGAACGGGTTGCCGCGTTTCTGCGCGAGCTCCTCGAAGACCAGGTTCTCGGCGACCGTGAGGCCGGGCACGATGCCCTCGCCGATCCGCTGGTGCACCGTCTGGATGCCCAGCTGACGGGCGGCCAGCGGCGAGGCGAGGGCGACGGGCGTGCCGTCGACACGCACCTCTCCCCCGTGGTCCGTGTGGACGCCCGAAAGGATCTTGATCAGCGTGGACTTGCCGGCGCCGTTCGCGCCGAGCAGCGCGACGACGCTGCCCGGTGCGATGTCCAGCGTCACGGAGGCGAGCACCGTCTTGCCGCCGAAGGCCATGCTGACGTCGGTGAGACCGACCGCCGGGACGGCCCGCGAAGGGCTGGGCTCAGTGGGCGACATTCGAGATCCAGTCCGCGGTGGAGACCTGCGACAGGTTCAGCGCGGGCAGCGCCTCCCGCAGCTGGTCCATGTTCGCGATCTTCTTCTCGCGCAGGAAGTCCTGCGTGATGGCGACGGCCGGGAACTCGACGGAGGTCTTGTTCAGCTGACCGGCCAGCTCCAGCGCGGTGGTGCGTACGACGGCCGCGCCGACGGCGGAAGGGTCGGTGCCCGCCGTGGCGACCCAGGGGCTGTCGGCGGCGGTCATCTGCTGGATGTCGGCGTTGGAGACGTCGGCGCCGAAGACCTTCACCTTGTCCTGGAGCTTCTTGTTCTGCACGGCGAGCACGGTGCCCTTGGCGAGCTCGTCGTAGGGCGCGAAGACGCCGGCCACGTCGGAGTGCTGGGTGAGCGCGGCGGAGACGAGGGGAACGTTGTCGGTGGCCGTGGAGTCGGTGACCTTGCCGACCTTGAACTGCTGCTTCCAGGCCTGCGAGGTCACCGTCGACTTCCAGACGCTGTCGCGCTTGTCGAGGGCCGCGTAGCCGGCGACGTTGACGTAGCCGACCTTGGCGTTCTTGCCGACCTCCTTGGCCATCACGTCGAGGACGGCCTGGGCCATGCTCGCGTCGTCCTGCTTGGTGGAGACGACACCCGCGGTGGCGGTCTCGACGTCGTAGACGACGACCTTGATGCCCTTCTTCACGGCCTTGTCGATCTCCGGCTGGATGGTCGCCGGGAAGCCGTGGTCGATGATGATCGCCTTCGCCCCGGAGTTGATCGCCGAGGACAGGTCGGTGGCCTGCTTGGCGTTGTCGGCCTGGGCGTCGTACACGGTCAGGTCGATACCGAGCGCCTTGGCCTGGGCCTTCGCGCCGTTGCCCCACTGCTCGAAGTAGTCGCCGGCGCCGCTCTGCCGGACCAGGGCCACCTTGACCGCGCCCGCGCTGAAGGGGGCGGGCTTCTTGCCGGTGGCGGCGGAGGCCGAGGCGGCGGAGTTGCCGGTGTCCTTCGAGGCGTCCGTGGACTGCGCGCAGCCGGAGAGGACCAGGGCGGAGACGGAGGCCAGCGAGAGCGCGGCGAGAGGCAGACGGACACGGGACATGAGGGGCTCCAGGTGCGGGGTGACGCAGAGGGGTGGGGCGGAGGGGAGGCGAAGCAGGGGTGCGTGAGCCCGGAGCGAAGGACGGGAACAAGCCACCGCGCACGGCGGGGAGCGCCCCGGGAACGGGGGCGCGTCGGAGCTCCGGGAGGGGTCAGCGACAGCTGGCAGTGGTCGACCGGAGCAAGTCCACGTACAGCCGCCGCACGAGCAGCAGCGTCTTCATATGCAGATCATGAGAACGATTCCAGCCACCCGTCAAAGAAATGGACGCAGCATCTCAATATTCAAGACAACGATTACGTCACAGGCGGTGGACGTGCCGCCGGGAGTTACCATCACGGAACCGGCATCCGACCCGGCACAGCGAGGCCCCGATGACGACTCCCCCACTCTCGGCTCCGCTCGAGCGGGGGGACCCCCGCCGCGCGAACGCGCTGCGCATGCCCTGCATGCGGCGCTGTCCCGGCGCGCCGTGTCGCGGCTGAGTGACCGTCCCCGCCGCCCGCCTCTCCCTTCTCCGCCCCGTCCGATCCGTCTCGGTATCCGGACATCCCTTACAGAATCCTGGAGTTGCTTCCATGACGCTGCTGACGACCTGGTCCGAGTCCGGCCCGGAGACCCTGGTCCGCCGCACCTCCGACCCCGTCGAGATCGCCGCGGCCCTCAAGCCGCTGGGCGTGCGCTACGAACAGTGGCCGGTCCGCGCGGACGTGCCGTTCGACGCCGACAGCGAGACGGTGTTCGCGGCGTACGGCCCGGAGATCGAGAAGCTGAACGCGGAGGAGGGCTTCACCACCGTCGACGTCCTCGGTCTGCACCCGAGCGACGACCCGGAGTTCCCGGCGAAGGCGAAGGCGGCCCGCGAGAAGTTCCTCCAGGAGCACACCCACGACGACGATGACGAGGTCCGCTTCTTCGTCTCCGGCTCCGGCATCTTCTACCTGCACGTGAACGGCGAAGTGCACGCGGTCTTCTGCGAGAAGGGCGATCTGCTGGGCGTGCCGCGCGGCACCACCCACTGGTTCGACATGGGCACCGAGCCCTCGTTCACGGCGATCCGTTTCTTCCACGAGGAGGACGGCTGGATCGGCAGCTTCACCGGCTCCACCATCGCCGGCCGCTTCCCGGACTACGACACGATCGCAGCCGGCTACGAGGCCGACCGGGCCGCCGCGTGAGCGTGCGGGGCCTGACGTACGACGTGGACGCCGTGGTGCTCGACATCGAGGGCACCACGAGCGCCACGGGCTTCGTGGTGGACGTGCTGTACCCGTACTCGCGCGCCCGCTTCGCCGAGCTGCTCACCGAGCGGGCCGAGGAGCCCGTGGTGGCACGGGCGATCGAGCAGGTGCGGGAGCTGACGGGCGAGCCGGACGCCGACGCGGCCACGATCGAGAAGACGCTGAACGCCTGGCTCGACGAGGACCGCAAGGCGACCCCGCTGAAGAGCCTCCAGGGCGTCATCTGGTCCGAGGGCTTCGCGCGCGGCGACCTCGTCTCGCACTTCTACGACGACGTCGTGCCGCGGCTGCGCGCCTGGCACGCGGCGGGGCTGCGACTGTACGTGTACTCGTCGGGTTCGGTGTCCGCCCAGCGGGCGTGGTTCACCAACAGCCCGGCGGGCGACCTCACCGCGCTCCTCTCCGGGCTGTACGACACCGAGAACGCCGGCCCCAAACAGGAGCCGGAGTCGTACCGCCGTATCGCCGGGTCGACCGGCGTGCCGGCGATACGGCTGCTCTTCCTCTCCGACCGGCCGGGGGAGCTGGACGCGGCCCGCGAGGCCGGCTGGCACGCGGTCGGGATCCGGCGGCCGGGAGAACCGTATTTCCAGCAGGGCGTCGGCGACCACGCGCAGGCGGGGGCGTTCGACGAGATCACCGTCAGCAATTCCAGGAGCACCTCATGACCGCCGACCTCACCACACTCGACCTGGAGGAGGCGGGGGCGGTCCTCGCCGCCGAGTCCGCCCGGTTCGCCTCCTTCGGCTGGATGCGCGGCACCTCCGGCAACCTCTCGGTGGTCCTCGCCCGCGACCCGCTGCGGCTCGCGGTCACGGCGAGCGGCCACGACAAGGGTGAACTGACCCCCGCGGACGTGGTGCTGGTCGACGGGAACGGCGCCGCCGTGCACGAGGGCAAGCCGTCCGCCGAGGCCGAACTGCACGCGCGCGTGGCCGCGCTGACCGGTGCGGGCGCGGTCGTGCACGTGCACACGGTGGCCTCCGTGGCGCTCGGCCACCGGCACCCGGGCGGGATCGTCTTCAAGGACATCGAGATGCTCAAGGGCGTCGGCCAGCCGGCGCACGACGTCGAGGTGACCCTGCCGGTCATCGCCAACAGCCAGGACATGAAGGTCCTCGGCGACCGGCTGGAGGCGGCCCGCGAACCCCGGATGCCCGCGGTGGTCGTGGCCGGGCACGGCCTGTACGTGTGGGGCGACACCCCGCGCCAGGCCCGTCACCACACCGAGGTCGTCGAATGGCTCCTGGAGCTGGAGCTGACGCGGCGCTGACCACGCGAGACACGCGAGACACACCGAAGGCCACGGTCCCTCGACCATGGCCTTCGGTGTGTCCGGCGCAGCCGGTGTGCTCGGCGCAGCTCAGCGCAGCCGGTCCCCGGGCAACTCCCCCGCGGACACCTCCAGTACGCCCCGCTCGGTCACCAGGCCCGTCACCAGCCGGCCCGGCGTGACGTCGAACGCCGGGTTGTGGCCGCGCGACTCGGCGGGCGCCGTCCGCACCCCGCCCCACTCCAGCACCTCGTCCTCGCCGCGGAGTTCGATGTGGATGGCGGCGCCGTCCGGCGTCGAGAGATCGACCGTGGTGGTGGGCGCCGCCACCAGGAACGGGATGCCCGCGTCGGCGCAGGCGAGGGCGACCCCCACCGTGCCGACCTTGTTGGCGGTGTCGCCGTTGGCCGCGATGCGGTCGGCGCCCACGATCGCCGCGTCGACCTCGCCGCGCAGGATGGTGCCGGCGGCGGCCCCGTCCGCCTGGACGAAGTGCGGGATGCCCTCCTGGACCAGCTCCCAGGCGGTCAGGCGCGACCCCTGGAGCAGCGGACGGGTCTCGTCGGCGTAGACGACCTCGAGGCGTCCGCGCGCGTGCAGTTCGCGGATGACACCGAGAGCGGTGCCCCAGCCGGCGGTGGCCAGCGCGCCGGTGTTGCAGTGCGTCAGGATCCGCAGCGGGCGGTCCGCGTCGATCCGCTTCAACAGCCAGTCCGCGCCGAACGCGCCCATCGCGCGGTTCGCCTCGACGTCCTCGCGCTGCACCGCGGCAGCCTCCGCCAGGACCGCGTCGAGCCCGTCGTCGAAGCGGGTCATGACCCGGTCCACGCACACCATGAGGTTCACGGCGGTCGGGCGGGCCTCGCGGACGCGGGCGACGGCCTCGCGCGTCTCGCTCTCCGTCCAGCCCTCACGCGCGCCCTGGAGCAGCGCGATCGCGACACCGTACGCGCCCGCCGCGCCGATCGCGGGGGCGCCGCGTACGACCAGCCGCTGGATCGCGTCGACCAGGGTGTCCACATCGTGGACATCGACGGTCGTGGTGCGGTGCGGGAGAGCTGTCTGGTCGATCAGCGCGAGGCCGGTTCCGGTCCACTCGACGGCGCGCAGTTCCTGGGACATAGCGGGACGCTCCTGATGTTCCAATAGTGTTCGACACCGTACATGACCTCGAAGAACCCTCGAGGAACGGTGGGCGAACCACAGTTCGAGACACCCCGGCGGATGTCCGGAAACGAGTGTTAGAGTCCAGCACCTGCATCCGCAGGGCGATACCAGCATCCCGCAGAACGAGACGAAGGGGGAAGACATGCCGCTGCTCACCAGGCGCCGCTTCCTCGACTTCGGCCGCTGCGCCGGCGACGGCTGTCGCGGCTGAGTCCGTCCCCTCGGCCCTCCCCCGCGGTCTCTGCCGCACCGAGCACCGTCGCTCACCTCACCCCGCCGTGCGCGCACCTCAGCATCGTGATGCGCCTCTCGGCATACCCGGAAGGTTCCCCGATGCCCCGCAGACACCGCCGCTCCGTGCAGCTCGCCGCCCTCGCGACCGGCACCGTGCTCCTCGCCACCGCCTGCAACGCCGCCGCGAAGAAGGACGACTCCGCCACGAGCGCGAGCGGCGGCAGCGGCAAGTCCTTCACGCTCGTCACCCCCGACGCCGTCGGCCAGAACGAGTTCCTCAAGCTCGCGGTCACCGGCATCAAGAGCGCGGCCGAGCAGCACGACGGGACCCAGAAGGTCTACGAGTCCACCGACACCGCCTCCCAGCAGCAGAACGTGCAGGCCGCGGTGGACGCCAAGCCGGACGTCATCGTCCTCGTCGGCTTCGAGTTCGCCGACATCGTCGCCCAGCAGGCCGAGAAGAACCCGAGCCAGCAGTTCCTGATCATCGACGCGTGCACCACCAAGACCTTCAAGAACGTCAGCTGCGCGGTCTTCCGTGAGCACGAGGGCGTCTACCTCGCCGGCGCCGAGGCGGGCCTGCTGAGCAAGTCCGGCAAGGTCGGCGCGGTCGACGTGCTCGACACGCCCCAGTTCCGCCGCTACAGCGACCCGTTCGCGGCCGGCGCCAAGAAGGTCGCCGCCAAGACGGAGACGTCGACCCGCTTCGTCGGCGGCCAGTCCCCCTTCGACGACTCGGCCCGCGCCAAGGAGCAGGCGAACACCCTGCTCGCCAAGGGCTACGACCAGATCATGGCGGCCGCGGCGGCCGGCAACTACGGCGTCTTCGAGGCGGCGAAGGCCAAGGGCGCGTTCGCGTACGGCGTCGACGTCAACCAGTGCGCCTCGGCGCCCGGCACGGTCGTCGACAACGTGATCAAGCGCACGGACATCGCCGTCGAGAAGGGCATCGAGTCGGTCCTCGGCGGCACGACCGGCACGTCCGTCTCGTACGGCCTCAAGGAGGGCGGCATCAGCCTGACCGGCCTGGAGGACGGCGTGGACACGTCCAAGTGCGTGATCGCCGACCACAAGGACGTCCTGACGAAGGTCGAGGCGCTGCGCGACCAGATCGTGTCCGGAGAGCTGAAGGTCGATGACCCGGCCGCCAGCTGAACCCGAGAGCGGCGCGGGCGGGACCGGCGTCGCCGTCGAGCTCCGGGGAATTACCAAGCGGTTTCCCGGCACGCTCGCCAACGACGCCGTCGACCTGACCGTCCGTCACGGTGAGATCCACGCCCTGATGGGCGAGAACGGCGCGGGCAAGTCCACGCTGATGTCGGTCCTGTACGGCATGGAGCGCGCCGACGCCGGGTCGATCCGGATCGACGGGCGGGAGGTGCGTTTCACGAGCCCCGCCGACGCCATGGCCGCGGGGCTCGGCATGGTCCACCAGAGCTTCAAGCTGTTCGACTCGCTGACGGTCGCCGAGAACGTCGTCTACGCCGCCGAGCCGCGCCGCTTCGGCCTGGTGGACCGGGCGGCGGCCCGCCGCCGGGTGCGTGAACTCGCCGAGGAGCACGGGCTGGCCGTCGACCCGGACGCCCGGGTGGGCGACCTGCCGGTCGGGCTGCGTCAGCGCGTGGAGATCCTCAAGCTGCTGCACCGGGGCGCCCGTACGCTGATCCTCGACGAGCCGACGGCCGTGCTCACCCCGGCCGAGGCGGACACCCTGTTCGGCGTGCTCAAGTCGCTGACCGCGCAGGGCCGTACGGTCGTCCTCGTCACCCACAAACTGCGCGAGGTGCTGGA
The sequence above is a segment of the Streptomyces asoensis genome. Coding sequences within it:
- a CDS encoding ABC transporter permease — translated: MTTTQSTEVPTKAAIRPATGTAARVQNAVIKYGFIFVTVALFLYFALSEGSFRESATLLDTLRYVSVAAILGLGVTLTMAVGGMDMSVGAVAGLGVSVAAQTMVVFNQVGTVAILAVLVAGALAGLLNALLIVVLKIPDMLATLGTMFVIQGSKLILVDGQSITPGMTMSDGSTAPGRFTDGFLKIDRGTVLGIPISVLIFGGLTIAAWVFLARTRWGRVLYAIGANPEASRLAGIRVGAYRALAYVISGVLASVGGLILASRIGQGDVSAGTSQLLEAVAVALVGTSVLGRGRPNVWGTALGAVLIGIITTGLTIKGLPYYTQDVVEGTVLILALVFSFTLSKRRTA
- a CDS encoding sugar ABC transporter ATP-binding protein, encoding MSPTEPSPSRAVPAVGLTDVSMAFGGKTVLASVTLDIAPGSVVALLGANGAGKSTLIKILSGVHTDHGGEVRVDGTPVALASPLAARQLGIQTVHQRIGEGIVPGLTVAENLVFEELAQKRGNPFLSGRGTLARAREIQAGLDLDWSDPVLKQDVGELGISDRQLLILARALATRPRLLILDEPTSALSAAEAQRLFALVERMRADGIAVLYVSHRLGEIDALADRLVVLRDGLLTEDQARPFDWDAALRAMLAQSQEVTTARPVREGAEGEVALSLRGVRLFDGRTPLDLDLRAGEVTGVVGLLGAGKTELARGLFGAEPFATGTVELDGTAYAPRRPSDAIRAGVHLVPEDRHADALVPGWSVARNISLPFLKSFSRAGLMNRPKEDALGRETIDALGVVARDEHSTVEELSGGNQQKVVVGRWLAHTPRVLILDEPFRGVDIGARRDIGRRARALAAEGTAVLVLSADVDEVLEVADRVVVLAAGEVHLDAYGEDAERDRVIQTISASV
- a CDS encoding substrate-binding domain-containing protein, translated to MSRVRLPLAALSLASVSALVLSGCAQSTDASKDTGNSAASASAATGKKPAPFSAGAVKVALVRQSGAGDYFEQWGNGAKAQAKALGIDLTVYDAQADNAKQATDLSSAINSGAKAIIIDHGFPATIQPEIDKAVKKGIKVVVYDVETATAGVVSTKQDDASMAQAVLDVMAKEVGKNAKVGYVNVAGYAALDKRDSVWKSTVTSQAWKQQFKVGKVTDSTATDNVPLVSAALTQHSDVAGVFAPYDELAKGTVLAVQNKKLQDKVKVFGADVSNADIQQMTAADSPWVATAGTDPSAVGAAVVRTTALELAGQLNKTSVEFPAVAITQDFLREKKIANMDQLREALPALNLSQVSTADWISNVAH
- a CDS encoding 1,2-dihydroxy-3-keto-5-methylthiopentene dioxygenase; this translates as MTLLTTWSESGPETLVRRTSDPVEIAAALKPLGVRYEQWPVRADVPFDADSETVFAAYGPEIEKLNAEEGFTTVDVLGLHPSDDPEFPAKAKAAREKFLQEHTHDDDDEVRFFVSGSGIFYLHVNGEVHAVFCEKGDLLGVPRGTTHWFDMGTEPSFTAIRFFHEEDGWIGSFTGSTIAGRFPDYDTIAAGYEADRAAA
- the mtnC gene encoding acireductone synthase; this translates as MSVRGLTYDVDAVVLDIEGTTSATGFVVDVLYPYSRARFAELLTERAEEPVVARAIEQVRELTGEPDADAATIEKTLNAWLDEDRKATPLKSLQGVIWSEGFARGDLVSHFYDDVVPRLRAWHAAGLRLYVYSSGSVSAQRAWFTNSPAGDLTALLSGLYDTENAGPKQEPESYRRIAGSTGVPAIRLLFLSDRPGELDAAREAGWHAVGIRRPGEPYFQQGVGDHAQAGAFDEITVSNSRSTS
- the mtnB gene encoding methylthioribulose 1-phosphate dehydratase; the protein is MTADLTTLDLEEAGAVLAAESARFASFGWMRGTSGNLSVVLARDPLRLAVTASGHDKGELTPADVVLVDGNGAAVHEGKPSAEAELHARVAALTGAGAVVHVHTVASVALGHRHPGGIVFKDIEMLKGVGQPAHDVEVTLPVIANSQDMKVLGDRLEAAREPRMPAVVVAGHGLYVWGDTPRQARHHTEVVEWLLELELTRR
- the mtnA gene encoding S-methyl-5-thioribose-1-phosphate isomerase, whose translation is MSQELRAVEWTGTGLALIDQTALPHRTTTVDVHDVDTLVDAIQRLVVRGAPAIGAAGAYGVAIALLQGAREGWTESETREAVARVREARPTAVNLMVCVDRVMTRFDDGLDAVLAEAAAVQREDVEANRAMGAFGADWLLKRIDADRPLRILTHCNTGALATAGWGTALGVIRELHARGRLEVVYADETRPLLQGSRLTAWELVQEGIPHFVQADGAAAGTILRGEVDAAIVGADRIAANGDTANKVGTVGVALACADAGIPFLVAAPTTTVDLSTPDGAAIHIELRGEDEVLEWGGVRTAPAESRGHNPAFDVTPGRLVTGLVTERGVLEVSAGELPGDRLR
- a CDS encoding BMP family ABC transporter substrate-binding protein, with protein sequence MPRRHRRSVQLAALATGTVLLATACNAAAKKDDSATSASGGSGKSFTLVTPDAVGQNEFLKLAVTGIKSAAEQHDGTQKVYESTDTASQQQNVQAAVDAKPDVIVLVGFEFADIVAQQAEKNPSQQFLIIDACTTKTFKNVSCAVFREHEGVYLAGAEAGLLSKSGKVGAVDVLDTPQFRRYSDPFAAGAKKVAAKTETSTRFVGGQSPFDDSARAKEQANTLLAKGYDQIMAAAAAGNYGVFEAAKAKGAFAYGVDVNQCASAPGTVVDNVIKRTDIAVEKGIESVLGGTTGTSVSYGLKEGGISLTGLEDGVDTSKCVIADHKDVLTKVEALRDQIVSGELKVDDPAAS